A single region of the Solwaraspora sp. WMMD791 genome encodes:
- a CDS encoding DUF4129 domain-containing protein, with translation MSASLSRWWTERVAAVGDVLPLPLAALLLVASAAVLGAGWFSWPAWWPRRRPGWLNPWAWLRRFSWSTVSTPVRRLAAFGVRAGRAVAAAYRRLTVRAVRRWLARLDPRRRRRSAAVPASVVAAVQPRQPDGPPDGLADRFAAQGRYAEAVRERLRTMIRDVADHGVVTDRPGWTVTELADAASRAAPAAHPALTEASGIFSEVWYGRRPARAGHDQRMRELADQLRAALGPTTPGARR, from the coding sequence GTGAGCGCGTCGCTGAGCCGCTGGTGGACCGAACGGGTGGCCGCCGTCGGCGACGTCCTGCCGCTGCCGCTGGCCGCGCTGCTGCTGGTGGCCAGCGCCGCTGTCCTCGGCGCCGGCTGGTTCAGCTGGCCTGCCTGGTGGCCCCGGCGGCGACCCGGCTGGCTGAATCCGTGGGCCTGGCTGCGCCGGTTCAGCTGGTCGACGGTATCGACTCCGGTACGCCGGTTGGCGGCGTTCGGGGTCCGCGCCGGCCGTGCCGTCGCCGCAGCGTACCGGCGGCTGACCGTCCGGGCCGTCCGGCGCTGGCTGGCCAGGCTCGACCCGCGCCGGCGCCGCCGGTCGGCCGCCGTACCCGCCAGCGTGGTCGCAGCGGTGCAGCCACGCCAGCCGGACGGCCCGCCGGACGGGCTCGCCGACCGGTTCGCCGCCCAGGGCCGGTACGCCGAGGCGGTCCGGGAACGGTTGCGGACGATGATCCGGGACGTCGCCGACCACGGCGTGGTCACCGACCGCCCCGGCTGGACGGTCACCGAACTCGCCGACGCGGCCAGCCGGGCGGCACCGGCGGCCCACCCTGCGTTGACCGAGGCCAGCGGCATCTTCAGCGAGGTCTGGTACGGCAGACGCCCGGCGCGTGCCGGGCACGACCAACGGATGCGGGAACTCGCCGACCAACTGCGTGCCGCCCTCGGGCCGACCACGCCGGGGGCGCGACGATGA